In one Alnus glutinosa chromosome 14, dhAlnGlut1.1, whole genome shotgun sequence genomic region, the following are encoded:
- the LOC133856547 gene encoding uncharacterized protein LOC133856547 isoform X1, translating to MVTLNSSITAWIGHLIACMGGCFGCCTKPTPIIAVDEPSKGLKIQGRMVRKPSVSDDFWSTSTCDLDNSTVQSQRSISSISTSNQTLNCGTGIGSMSSNSDLVNNGLLLWNQTRLQWIGSGRSRDRTERSREPRLSWNATYESLLGTREPFPQPIPLSEMIDFLVDVWEQEGLYD from the exons ATGGTAACGCTGAATAGCTCCATCACTGCTTGGATCGGTCACTTAATCGCTTGCATGGG GGGTTGTTTTGGATGCTGCACTAAACCCACACCAATTATTGCCGTTGATGAGCCATCAAAGGGACTGAAAATTCAAGGGCGCATGGTGAGAAAACCTAGCGTATCCGATGATTTCTGGAGTACCAGCACGTGTGATCTGGACAACAGCACTGTCCAATCTCAAAGAAGCATCTCATCCATCAGCACGTCGAACCAGACCCTTAATTGTGGAACTGGCATTGGTAGCATGAGCAGCAATTCTGACTTAGTAAATAATG GTCTTCTTCTCTGGAATCAAACCAGGCTTCAGTGGATTGGATCTGGCAGGTCCAGGGATCGTACTGAACGGAGTCGGGAACCCAGATTAAG TTGGAATGCGACTTATGAAAGTTTGCTTGGGACAAGGGAGCCTTTCCCCCAGCCAATCCCTCTATCT GAAATGATAGACTTTCTGGTAGATGTATGGGAGCAGGAGGGGCTGTATGATTGA
- the LOC133856547 gene encoding uncharacterized protein LOC133856547 isoform X2 encodes MVRKPSVSDDFWSTSTCDLDNSTVQSQRSISSISTSNQTLNCGTGIGSMSSNSDLVNNGLLLWNQTRLQWIGSGRSRDRTERSREPRLSWNATYESLLGTREPFPQPIPLSEMIDFLVDVWEQEGLYD; translated from the exons ATGGTGAGAAAACCTAGCGTATCCGATGATTTCTGGAGTACCAGCACGTGTGATCTGGACAACAGCACTGTCCAATCTCAAAGAAGCATCTCATCCATCAGCACGTCGAACCAGACCCTTAATTGTGGAACTGGCATTGGTAGCATGAGCAGCAATTCTGACTTAGTAAATAATG GTCTTCTTCTCTGGAATCAAACCAGGCTTCAGTGGATTGGATCTGGCAGGTCCAGGGATCGTACTGAACGGAGTCGGGAACCCAGATTAAG TTGGAATGCGACTTATGAAAGTTTGCTTGGGACAAGGGAGCCTTTCCCCCAGCCAATCCCTCTATCT GAAATGATAGACTTTCTGGTAGATGTATGGGAGCAGGAGGGGCTGTATGATTGA